Proteins encoded in a region of the Sander lucioperca isolate FBNREF2018 chromosome 4, SLUC_FBN_1.2, whole genome shotgun sequence genome:
- the LOC116048209 gene encoding NACHT, LRR and PYD domains-containing protein 3-like isoform X1, with translation MLHVCVSALSPDRTDETKDASPKNKANIQRCRDKLKSFLENTTKDLSRGTKEDGSSTPLHKIYTELYIRRGGSGEVNSEHEVVNLECKWSSSEDEKIQVNDILQPLSNEENPPQRVLTKGIAGIGKSVAVQKFTHDWATGEANQTTDFIFPFTFRDLNLIKDKDWSLMKLIGHYFDEVKDLEKSDYSESSVLFIFDGLDESQLPLDFNNNEMCRDVTKTTTLDVLLTNLISGKLLHKASVWITSRPAAAAKIPPEIFHRVTEVRGFNDKQKDQYFQKKVSDKEMAQKISDHLQSKTQRSLYIMCHIPVFCWISATALQSLLTEAEEAELPKTVTEMYTHFLITQTKLKKYQEGETDKGVIMKLGKLAFEQLQKGNILFYENEFKSCGIDLKQAAVNSGVCTQIIRKESGLHKQEIYSFIHLSVQEFLAALYVLETFLDSGENLLPSQTSVKVPSEKGERPIFLLHQNAVDMALFSNNGQWDLFLRFLLGLSQDKNQELLQKRVGFKGRRPQSNQETIKFIHKKIKKLSNSDKSINLFHCLNELGDQSLVKQVQKYQSSGNFGKLLPEHWSALAFQLLVSNESLDFFDLKKYKGSDEVLERLLPVLKASKKASLSNCNLTYRCCENISSVLSSKSSGLEELDLSGNDLLDSGVELLSHGLKSPNCKLQRLRLRRCRLTASSCRSLTFALSDSSDLRELNLSLNNLEDQGLELLSDWLRKPHCRLEILRLSFCTERCCKSLASALKSNPSHLRELTLDFSDPGESGLKLLSDIQENKRYKLQTLRVSKGFIRT, from the exons CAAACATTCAAAGGTGCCGAGATAAGTTAAAATCGTTCcttgaaaatacaacaaaggaTCTGTCACGAGGAACAAAGGAAGATGGATCATCAACTCCTTTACACAAGATCTATACGGAGCTTTACATCAGACGAGGAGGCAGTGGGGAGGTTAATAGTGAACATGAAGTGGTTAACTTGGAATGCAAATGGAGTTCGAGTGAGGATGAGAAAATCCAAGTCAATGACATTCTTCAACCTTTATCAAATGAAGAAAACCCTCCTCAGAGAGTTCTGACGAAGGGAATCGCTGGCATTGGAAAATCTGTCGCTGTGCAGAAGTTCACTCACGACTGGGCAACAGGAGAAGCCAATCAAACTACTGATTTCATATTTCCATTCACATTCAGAGATTTGAATTTAATAAAAGATAAGGATTGGAGTCTTATGAAGTTAATAGGTCACTATTTTGATGAAGTAAAGGATTTGGAAAAGTCAGATTACAGTGAATCAAGTGTtttgttcatctttgacggcctGGACGAAAGCCAATTACCTCTGGACTTCAACAACAATGAGATGTGCCGCGATGTTACAAAGACCACAACATTAGACGTCCTGCTGACCAACTTAATCTCAGGGAAACTGCTGCACAAAGCCTCAGTCTGGATCACAAGTAGACCAGCTGCAGCCGCTAAGATTCCTCCGGAGATCTTCCACAGGGTGACCGAGGTACGAGGCTTTAATGATAAGCAGAAGGATCAGTACTTTCAGAAGAAAGTTAGTGACAAGGAAATGGCTCAGAAGATCTCCGATCATCTTCAGTCAAAGACGCAAAGAAGTCTgtacatcatgtgccacatcccagtcttctgttGGATTTCAGCCACAGCTCTCCAGAGTCTCCTAACAGAAGCAGAAGAAGCGGAGTTGCCCAAGACTGTGACTGAAATGTACACACACTTCCTGATCACCCAGACAAAGCTGAAGAAATATCAGGAAGGTGAAACAGACAAAGGTGTGATCATGAAATTGGGAAAGCTGGCATTTGAACAGCTTCAGAAGGGCAACATACTCTTCTATGAAAACGAGTTTAAAAGTTGTGGAATTGATCTGAAACAAGCTGCAGTTAATTCAGGAGTTTGTACACAGATCATAAGAAAAGAATCTGGTCTTCACAAACAAGAGATTTACTCCTTCATTCATTtaagtgttcaggagtttctggcagCTCTGTATGTGTTAGAGACTTTCTTAGATAGTGGAGAAAATCTGCTTCCTAGCCAGACAAGTGTGAAAGTGCCATCAGAGAAAGGAGAACGTCccatcttcctcctccaccaGAACGCAGTGGATATGGCTTTGTTCAGCAATAATGGACAATGGGACTTGTTCCTGCGCTTCCTGCTCGGTCTGTCACAGGATAAAAATCAGGAGCTTCTTCAAAAACGAGTTGGATTCAAAGGAAGACGTCCACAGAGCAACCAGGAGACAATCAAGTTCATTCACAAGAAGATCAAGAAACTGTCCAACAGCGACAAGAGCATCAACCTGTTCCACTGTTTAAATGAGTTGGGTGACCAGTCTCTGGTAAAGCAAGTCCAAAAGTACCAGAGCTCAGGAAATTTTGGTAAACTCTTACCTGAACATTGGTCAGCTCTGGCCTTTCAGCTGCTCGTTTCCAATGAAAGTCTGGATTtctttgacctgaagaaatacaaaGGATCAGATGAAGTTCTGgagaggctgctgccagtgctCAAAGCATCAAAGAAAGCTTC gTTAAGTAACTGTAACCTCACCTACAGATGTTGTGAGAACATTTCATCAGTTCTCAGCTCAAAGTCTTCTGGTCTGGAGGAGTTAGACCTGAGTGGAAACGATCTGCTGGACTCTGGAGTGGAGCTTCTCTCTCACGGTCTAAAAAGTCCCAACTGCAAACTTCAGAGACTCCG CCTGAGACGCTGCAGGTTAACAGCATCCAGCTGCCGGTCTTTGACCTTTGCCCTCAGCGACTCCTCTGATCTCAGAGAACTCAACCTGAGCCTCAACAACCTGGAGGACCAGGGGTTGGAgctgctttctgattggctgaggaAACCCCACTGTAGACTGGAGATACTGAG GTTGTCATTCTGCACAGAGAGGTGCTGTAAGTCTCTGGCCTCGGCTCTGAAGTCGAACCCTTCACACCTCAGAGAACTGACGCTGGACTTCAGTGATCCAGGAGAATCAGGTCTGAAGCTGCTGTCTGATATACAGGAGAACAAAAGATACAAACTGCAGACACTGAGGGTGTCTAAGGGATTCATTAGAACATGA
- the traf5 gene encoding TNF receptor-associated factor 5: protein MAAADTKPGGSEELTLRSEESSLRSKELTLRSGESSLRSDESSLRSWESELTSVQHSLKFVSPLKEEFVCPVCRGVVLNPQQNSCGHIYCFLCLQKLLESSSASGPVCPVDGTVITPAEVFQDNCCKREISSLEVYCTNFPECTSVVTLRHLKDHRSCCEYERLQCCNPGCRVFLQRRQLQEHLSITCPHRAEPCPHCQQPQRLRLLQDHVQSFCPEVEVDCPIGCSLKVPRHKLAEHRESCPELHVDCSYKKFGCSVQDRRRHVKLHEDAAVAHHMLLVLRSNTHLEQQVEVLQEEALLRQQEVQTDSLLLAALQKKIRPLQQQNSSHDHMVSAAQRTLCRHQDVLSTVQLDVQQVSRGLGGLEELEELRKSLDAAIQEVSAAEALREHLGTLGETLKHHSGLLDHHDTTLGHNKQRLQELEATSYDGRLIWKIEDFANRREAEVKGQPPCLMSVPFQTGRCGYKMASKVYLNGDGEGRGTHLSLYVVLMPGDFDALLPWPFRQTVTLSVLDQSGAANHRSLSFRPDPASKSFQRPAAESVNNVAVGFSCFIPLNELAAYVKDDTLFVKVKVDVAGLEHL, encoded by the exons ATGGCGGCAGCAGACACAAAGCCGGGAGGGTCGGAGGAGTTGACGCTACGCTCCGAGGAGTCCAGCCTTCGGTCCAAAGAGTTGACACTACGCTCCGGGGAGTCCAGCCTGCGGTCCGACGAGTCCAGTCTGCGGTCCTGGGAGTCGGAGCTGACCTCCGTCCAGCACTCCCTGAAGTTCGTGTCGCCGCTGAAGGAGGAGTTTGTCTGTCCGGTCTGCAGAGGAGTCGTGCTCAACCCGCAACAGAACTCCTGCGGACACATCTACTGCTTCCTCTGCCTCCAAAAACTGCT GGAGAGTTCTTCAGCGTCCGGTCCAGTCTGTCCCGTGGATGGAACCGTGATCACACCAGCTGAG GTTTTCCAGGACAACTGCTGCAAACGAGAAATCTCCAGTTTAGAAGTGTACTGCACCAacttcccagaatgcacctCTGTCGTCACGTTACGCCACCTGAAG GACCACCGGAGCTGCTGTGAGTACGAGCGGCTGCAGTGCTGTAACCCCGGCTGCAGGGTGTTCCTGCAGCGGAGACAGCTGCAGGAACACCTGAGCATTACCTGTCCTCACCGAGCCGAGCCCTGCCCGCACTGCCAGCAGCCGCAGAGACTCCGCCTCCTGCAG GATCACGTGCAGAGCTTCTGTCCCGAGGTGGAGGTGGACTGTCCAATCGGCTGCTCCCTGAAGGTTCCCAGACACAAG CTGGCAGAACACAGAGAGTCGTGTCCGGAGCTTCACGTCGACTGTTCTTATAAGAAGTTCGGCTGCTCTGTGCAG GACAGGAGACGCCACGTGAAACTGCACGAAGACGCCGCTGTCGCTCATCACATGCTGCTGGTCCTGAGGAGCAACACACACCTGGAGCAACAG GTGGAGGTTCTCCAGGAGGAGGCGCTGCTCAGGCAGCAGGAGgtgcagacagacagtttaCTGCTCGCTGCTCTGCAGAAGAAGATCCGCCcgctgcagcagcagaacagCAGCCATGATCACATGGTCTCTGCAGCTcag agGACGCTGTGCAGGCATCAGGACGTCCTGTCCACGGTCCAGCTGGACGTCCAGCAGGTTTCTCGGGGACTCGGTGGtctggaggagctggaggaacTCAGGAAGTCTCTGGATGCTGCGATCCAAGAAGTGTCTGCAGCCGAGGCCCTCAGAGAACACCTGG GAACTTTGGGGGAGACTCTGAAGCATCACTCGGGTCTCCTGGATCACCACGACACCACGCTCGGTCACAACAAGCAGCGCCTGCAGGAGCTCGAGGCCACGTCGTACGACGGCAGACTGATCTGGAAGATCGAGGATTTCGCGAACAGGAGGGAAgctgaggtcaaaggtcagccgCCGTGCCTGATGAGCGTGCCCTTCCAAACCGGACGCTGCGGCTACAAAATGGCCTCCAAGGTGTATCTGAACGGGGACGGCGAGGGAAGAGGGACTCACCTGTCCCTTTATGTCGTCCTGATGCCGGGAGACTTCGACGCTCTGCTGCCGTGGCCTTTCAGACAGACCGTGACTCTGTCTGTTCTGGATCAAAGCGGTGCCGCTAACCACCGGAGTCTCAGCTTCAGACCCGACCCGGCGTCCAAAAGCTTCCAGCGACCCGCTGCCGAGTCCGTCAACAACGTCGCTGTTGGGTTTTCATGCTTCATTCCTCTCAACGAGCTCGCTGCGTACGTCAAAGACGACACGCTGTTTGTCAAAGTGAAGGTGGACGTGGCAGGTTTAGAGCATCTGTAG
- the LOC116048209 gene encoding NACHT, LRR and PYD domains-containing protein 3-like isoform X2, whose amino-acid sequence MLHVCVSALSPDRTDETKDASPKNKANIQRCRDKLKSFLENTTKDLSRGTKEDGSSTPLHKIYTELYIRRGGSGEVNSEHEVVNLECKWSSSEDEKIQVNDILQPLSNEENPPQRVLTKGIAGIGKSVAVQKFTHDWATGEANQTTDFIFPFTFRDLNLIKDKDWSLMKLIGHYFDEVKDLEKSDYSESSVLFIFDGLDESQLPLDFNNNEMCRDVTKTTTLDVLLTNLISGKLLHKASVWITSRPAAAAKIPPEIFHRVTEVRGFNDKQKDQYFQKKVSDKEMAQKISDHLQSKTQRSLYIMCHIPVFCWISATALQSLLTEAEEAELPKTVTEMYTHFLITQTKLKKYQEGETDKGVIMKLGKLAFEQLQKGNILFYENEFKSCGIDLKQAAVNSGVCTQIIRKESGLHKQEIYSFIHLSVQEFLAALYVLETFLDSGENLLPSQTSVKVPSEKGERPIFLLHQNAVDMALFSNNGQWDLFLRFLLGLSQDKNQELLQKRVGFKGRRPQSNQETIKFIHKKIKKLSNSDKSINLFHCLNELGDQSLVKQVQKYQSSGNFGKLLPEHWSALAFQLLVSNESLDFFDLKKYKGSDEVLERLLPVLKASKKASLSNCNLTYRCCENISSVLSSKSSGLEELDLSGNDLLDSGVELLSHGLKSPNCKLQRLRLRRCRLTADSCRSLTFALSDSSDLRELDLSYNYLKDQGVELLSDWLRKPQCRLEILRLSFCTERCCKSLASALKSNPSHLRELTLDFSDPGESGLKLLSDIQENKRYKLQTLRVSKGFIRT is encoded by the exons CAAACATTCAAAGGTGCCGAGATAAGTTAAAATCGTTCcttgaaaatacaacaaaggaTCTGTCACGAGGAACAAAGGAAGATGGATCATCAACTCCTTTACACAAGATCTATACGGAGCTTTACATCAGACGAGGAGGCAGTGGGGAGGTTAATAGTGAACATGAAGTGGTTAACTTGGAATGCAAATGGAGTTCGAGTGAGGATGAGAAAATCCAAGTCAATGACATTCTTCAACCTTTATCAAATGAAGAAAACCCTCCTCAGAGAGTTCTGACGAAGGGAATCGCTGGCATTGGAAAATCTGTCGCTGTGCAGAAGTTCACTCACGACTGGGCAACAGGAGAAGCCAATCAAACTACTGATTTCATATTTCCATTCACATTCAGAGATTTGAATTTAATAAAAGATAAGGATTGGAGTCTTATGAAGTTAATAGGTCACTATTTTGATGAAGTAAAGGATTTGGAAAAGTCAGATTACAGTGAATCAAGTGTtttgttcatctttgacggcctGGACGAAAGCCAATTACCTCTGGACTTCAACAACAATGAGATGTGCCGCGATGTTACAAAGACCACAACATTAGACGTCCTGCTGACCAACTTAATCTCAGGGAAACTGCTGCACAAAGCCTCAGTCTGGATCACAAGTAGACCAGCTGCAGCCGCTAAGATTCCTCCGGAGATCTTCCACAGGGTGACCGAGGTACGAGGCTTTAATGATAAGCAGAAGGATCAGTACTTTCAGAAGAAAGTTAGTGACAAGGAAATGGCTCAGAAGATCTCCGATCATCTTCAGTCAAAGACGCAAAGAAGTCTgtacatcatgtgccacatcccagtcttctgttGGATTTCAGCCACAGCTCTCCAGAGTCTCCTAACAGAAGCAGAAGAAGCGGAGTTGCCCAAGACTGTGACTGAAATGTACACACACTTCCTGATCACCCAGACAAAGCTGAAGAAATATCAGGAAGGTGAAACAGACAAAGGTGTGATCATGAAATTGGGAAAGCTGGCATTTGAACAGCTTCAGAAGGGCAACATACTCTTCTATGAAAACGAGTTTAAAAGTTGTGGAATTGATCTGAAACAAGCTGCAGTTAATTCAGGAGTTTGTACACAGATCATAAGAAAAGAATCTGGTCTTCACAAACAAGAGATTTACTCCTTCATTCATTtaagtgttcaggagtttctggcagCTCTGTATGTGTTAGAGACTTTCTTAGATAGTGGAGAAAATCTGCTTCCTAGCCAGACAAGTGTGAAAGTGCCATCAGAGAAAGGAGAACGTCccatcttcctcctccaccaGAACGCAGTGGATATGGCTTTGTTCAGCAATAATGGACAATGGGACTTGTTCCTGCGCTTCCTGCTCGGTCTGTCACAGGATAAAAATCAGGAGCTTCTTCAAAAACGAGTTGGATTCAAAGGAAGACGTCCACAGAGCAACCAGGAGACAATCAAGTTCATTCACAAGAAGATCAAGAAACTGTCCAACAGCGACAAGAGCATCAACCTGTTCCACTGTTTAAATGAGTTGGGTGACCAGTCTCTGGTAAAGCAAGTCCAAAAGTACCAGAGCTCAGGAAATTTTGGTAAACTCTTACCTGAACATTGGTCAGCTCTGGCCTTTCAGCTGCTCGTTTCCAATGAAAGTCTGGATTtctttgacctgaagaaatacaaaGGATCAGATGAAGTTCTGgagaggctgctgccagtgctCAAAGCATCAAAGAAAGCTTC gTTAAGTAACTGTAACCTCACCTACAGATGTTGTGAGAACATTTCATCAGTTCTCAGCTCAAAGTCTTCTGGTCTGGAGGAGTTAGACCTGAGTGGAAACGATCTGCTGGACTCTGGAGTGGAGCTTCTCTCTCACGGTCTAAAAAGTCCCAACTGCAAACTTCAGAGACTCCG CCTGAGACGCTGCAG GTTAACAGCAGACAGCTGCCGGTCTTTGACCTTTGCCCTCAGCGACTCCTCTGATCTCAGAGAACTCGACCTGAGCTACAACTACCTGAAGGACCAGGGGGTGGagctgctctctgattggctgaggaaACCCCAGTGTAGACTAGAGATACTGAG GTTGTCATTCTGCACAGAGAGGTGCTGTAAGTCTCTGGCCTCGGCTCTGAAGTCGAACCCTTCACACCTCAGAGAACTGACGCTGGACTTCAGTGATCCAGGAGAATCAGGTCTGAAGCTGCTGTCTGATATACAGGAGAACAAAAGATACAAACTGCAGACACTGAGGGTGTCTAAGGGATTCATTAGAACATGA